Proteins encoded in a region of the Nicotiana tomentosiformis chromosome 9, ASM39032v3, whole genome shotgun sequence genome:
- the LOC104117460 gene encoding serine/threonine-protein kinase SAPK10: MDRVGIGVVPGMDMPIMHESDRYDFVDDIGSGNFGVARLMRDKQTKELVAVKYIERGDKIDKNIQREIINHRSLRHPNIVRFREVILTPTHLAIVMEFASGGELFKRICNAVRFSEDEARFFFQQLISGVSYCHSMQVCHRDLKLENTLLDGSPAPRLKICDFGYSKSSLLHSQPNSTVGTPAYIAPEVFLRKEYDGKIADVWSCGVTLYVMLVGAYPFEDPENPRDVKKTISRILSVQYSIPDHIEISEECRHLMSRIFVANPEQRITMHEIRNHKWFLKNLPADLVDDMMMSDHFEEPNQPMQSIDRIMQIISEATVPPVGLYNLEMLDDDLTDFDYDSDPDIDVESSGEMIYAN, encoded by the exons ATGGATCGGGTTGGAATCGGCGTGGTACCGGGTATGGATATGCCGATCATGCACGAAAGTGATCGTTACGATTTTGTTGACGATATCGGGTCGGGTAATTTTGGAGTTGCGAGACTCATGAGAGATAAACAAACTAAAGAGCTAGTTGCTGTAAAGTATATCGAAAGAGGCGATAAG ATAGATAAAAACATTCAGCGGGAAATAATCAATCACCGGTCCCTACGGCATCCTAACATAGTTAGATTCAGAGAG GTTATTCTGACGCCAACTCATCTTGCTATTGTGATGGAATTTGCATCTGGGGGAGAGCTTTTTAAGAGAATTTGTAATGCAGTACGCTTCAGCGAGGATGAG GCTCGGTTCTTTTTCCAGCAACTTATATCCGGGGTCAGCTATTGCCACTCAATG CAAGTATGTCATCGGGACTTGAAGCTGGAAAATACGTTGCTTGATGGAAGCCCTGCGCCTCGTTTGAAGATATGTGATTTTGGGTATTCCAAG TCCTCTCTGTTGCATTCACAACCTAACTCAACAGTGGGAACTCCTGCTTATATTGCTCCGGAAGTTTTTCTAAGGAAAGAGTATGACGGCAAG ATTGCTGATGTTTGGTCATGTGGTGTTACATTATATGTGATGTTAGTGGGTGCATACCCGTTTGAAGATCCTGAGAACCCAAGGGATGTCAAGAAGACAATAAGC AGAATCTTGAGCGTGCAATATTCTATTCCAGATCACATTGAGATATCTGAGGAATGTCGCCACTTAATGTCAAGGATTTTTGTAGCAAATCCTGAACAG AGGATCACAATGCATGAAATCAGAAATCATAAATGGTTCTTGAAGAACCTTCCAGCTGATTTAGTGGATGATATGATGATGAGTGACCACTTTGAAGAGCCTAACCAGCCTATGCAGAGCATAGATAGGATTATGCAAATAATCTCGGAGGCCACCGTGCCACCTGTGGGCTTGTATAATTTGGAAATGCTGGATGATGACTTAACTGACTTTGATTATGATTCTGATCCTGATATTGATGTGGAGAGCAGCGGGGAGATGATATATGCAAACTGA